The Salvelinus alpinus chromosome 3, SLU_Salpinus.1, whole genome shotgun sequence genome segment accaagatgaaattgaatgttcctgagtggccaagttacagttttgacttaaaccgcttgaaaatatatggcaatacTTGAAAAAGGCAACCATCAAACACCCTCAAACCCAATGTGTAAAAAGTTGATGaattaaataaaatgaaaatgtttGAAAGAAAGAAATTATATCCCTCAAACGAGGTTATAGTGAGTATTTTCGTAATGTCAACATGCCATCATAAAGGCCTATTATTTAGGCtaggccagggtttcccaaacagggtccccccccccccccatctcctgtGTGCACGTTTTGGATTTTGccatagcactacacagctgctTCAAATAACAAACTCATTATcatgctttgattatttgaatcagctgtgtagtgctagggcaaaaaacaaaacgtgcacctagggggggcccaggaccgagtttggaaaaCCTTGGGCTAGGCCATTGAGATCTAATCCTAATGCTCAAAGATTTCACTATCAATTAGCAAGTTATAAGTTCAACTCTTAGTGGATGCTCTAGTGATGAGGTGAATTATCCGGTTATAAAtgctagtgtgtgtatgtgtgtgcgtgtgagcgtgcgtgcggtgtgtgtgtctgtctcgatCTCTTTCTGTTTTAACAGATGATGTAGGAATCCTACACTAGATGGCGCAACGGGGTTATAATTCTGCAACTGAGCTGTGAAATAATTTAATCAATGGGGATGCTCAGTCAATTGAATTAAAAAGAAATACTTTGTACAACATGCCTTATGCTGTGAAATGTCTTGAGGGTCATATTGACAGCACAGCTATTGCACCTGAGCCAACCAAAAACGAATAACTTGGACACTTGTATAATACATATGAATAATAATAAAGCTgaggtaggcctactgtacaaAGTGGTTACAGGTTGTTTTTGCATGTAACGTTAACTATTGCAATCAACCCCTTAAAAAGTTTATATTTTATGTATAATATTTATATGAATTATAAAATATGTATATAATTAAATACCCAATCAATTATAATATTGTAAACCTGGCAAAGTATATGAATAGCCAATTTCTCACCGCATACACAGGCTTACACATGCCTTTAAATAATCCTCTTTGATACCCATTATTTACCATTGTAATTACGAGCATATTCCCAGGTAGGACAGGTGTTGGTTGAGGCCTTAGGATAACTTGCATACATGTCACACCTCACCAGCCCATTGTCTTCTCATGAAGACAACGAGCTCAATTGTAATTTTTTCAGAGAATCAGAAAAATGTTACCTTTTGAAAATAGATGGGCCTATCCAAATAAGACATCGACCTATGTTGTATGTGGTCAAATATGAACGTTGATTGATAGATTTCTATATTCAATTAATTTACAAATGTGCCTTCATCACCACCTAAAATTACACATAATCAAATTACGCATTTGTCCAAATGTCCTCTCCTAAAACGCACGGATTTGGCCAACCCTGTAGAGGTAATTAAATGACCATGTTGTTCTTCTTTGACTCGTTAAGACAGGTTTCAGATTTCAAGTGTCTCCCCTTACACATCTGAGCTGCCACATTCATCTTCATGTCGGTTAAGTTTTATTGCGGCCGCTAGAGGTGGATGCAAAAACTTGGTCCTGGCTGGGTGGTATGGACTCATTGGATGGACAACAAGCTTCAACACATTTTCCAAAAACGTTACGCGCTGTGGCAACGAGTGGCAACGGGTGATATTATATAGTCTAGTGATTTCCTCGACATCACTCAAAGGGGCTGTTATCTTTCTATTCAATGAAGGTGTTGGGGTTTTTCGACTTTTATGGGCGTACCTGCATGCTATTGTGTATAAGTGGAGTTAAAGTGCGAGAGAATGTCACAATTCCACATTTGATGCGTCTACTTTGAAACATGTGACAGTGAGACATTGGATTTAAGCGGAGGACTCGAGAAAACTTGCTGCATGTCTGGAACTGGGACCTCACGCCGAAGAGAAGGGACAGCTCCACAACATAGATTGATGTGAGACTTCAAAGAACATCATTGCAGGCAGGCGTTCTCCTAAAAAGTGATGTGACATAGTAACCTGTATGTTATCCTGCAAGAAAACATTCAGAAATTGTGATATTTGTATTAAAATGGAGATCAATTTTATACACGAGTAACAACTGTATACCTGTGTAACATCATCATCAAACACATCATTGTAAGATGAGAGCCTTCATTCCTTTGAACCGGGCCACATTTGGACTTTTATGGAGCTGCTTGAGTTTTCTACACTGGGTTCATTGTGGTTTAGGCGACAACCATGTGCATTCTAGTTTTATTTACAGGAGATTGCGTAACCATGAACGGAGAGAGATTCAAAGAGAGATTCTCTCTATTTTGGGTTTACCACATCgtccaaggcccttttccccagGAAAACAAGCATCCTCAGCACCCCTGTTCATGCTTGACCTGTACAATGCCATGACTACTGAGGAGGAAGAAGGATTGGGAATACAAGAGGTTACAGGGAAAGGATTCAGCGGGAAGGCTCATGGAAACTCGCGTAAAGGGAACTACGGCTATCCGCAGGGATACACTCGTGTGGCGCAACCTTACCGCGCGGCCCCTCTGACGAGCCAAATCCCTCCACTCACTACATCTCACGACACCAACTTTCTCAACGATGCTGATATGATTATGAGCTTTGTCAACTTAGGTAAGTAAGTGAACTGACTTGGGAAAAGTTTCAGGCTGCCTGATTTATGCCTTGCGCTCCAgcaccaaaaaaaaatacaaaatatggtGGCCACTGATAAACCACAGTATTTTAAGCCTTAGAATTGTCACATGGCCTTCTCACTGCTAATATCTAAAGGCTTAGATTCGTTTATATATGATTAAAAACAATGTATATTGTCAGTACACAATTTCCTTCAATGCTGAAAACATATGCTCAGACCATGTTTttttatatgtataaataaaaaataccagCTAGATTCGTCAAAAAGTAAATTTAACAACCTTATATTAAATTAAAATGAATGATTATATTAAAATGAATGATTACTTGTTTTTCTTGAATTTGATCTTCATCATTAGACTACAATAAAAACCCTAAACATGTTAAACAAATGTTCCCACAGTAGCCAATGTATGCATATTCATTTTGTTGCAGAAAATGATGATATTCAGTTACATTTACAATTAATAGAAGTTATAGGCTATTCCTATTGTAGCAGGCCTTAATTTCCCATTTGTCACCTATAGCAAGAACAATGCCACACTGCTCACAACTATGTTTGCAAATTCTCTTCAAAGGTCACAGTGCTGTTTGTCTGAGTAATATACATTTCATGGTACTGTTTTTGAAGTTAGAAGTCTTTTTCGATCTTAATATCAGATTCTACTTCAGACTTTCAGATGCCTGATATTAATGCAGGACCATATTTACACGTTAAAACACTGGTAAAAGCACAAACAATCCACATTTTGAAGACCATATCCATGCTCTTTGAATAAGGTTTGAATAAGCGAAAAAAGAGTTTGTCTGGACATTCTTGAAATTCTCAACTCTATGGAGATCTTAAAATATTCAACTGCAATATCATCATGTCACACTTCCCCTAAAATACATGAATTTTCTCTTAAACTGTCATATTTGACTTACATAGGAAACATACCATGCATTTTGAATAAATATATGTTTATCAAAATACTTCATAAGGCCCGCATTGGAGTATTTATATGTTTTGAAATTGTCAACATTTCATTTATTGTAGCGTAAAGAAAAGCTTTCTTATAATTTACGCAATGTTTCATCAGTAGTTCTGACCTTTGACCCAGAAGTTCATAATAACTTATCAGATGACTGTCTGACCTTGGTTAAATTGACCTTAATTATTTCCTGTTGTTAAAGAAAGGAAAGCGATTGAGTGAGGCCTGCACTTTTTCAGCACTTATTCCTTGTGGCACTGGGTTTGGGCAGTTAGATGTAAAGGCAGTAGCATTGTTAATTCGTTTTGTGTCATTTTTCATTAAGCATTACGTCCCAATGGAGGGTGAAATGTGTATTTAAGGGTACACCAGCGGTAAAAAACAACAAAGTATACAATTTGTTGTTAGGGAGCTAGTGAAATGTTATACTTGCTTACATGTGCCAGTATGATAAACAAAAACGACAGTTACAGAGGACACATCTTACAAAAAAGAGGCTTATAAGAGATATAGCTAAAGAGTGCTATAGCGTGAGCATGTAAAATGTATTAATGTGAAGGTGCTGTTGGATTTAAAATCCCTCACCTTGGTCTGTCACATCTGTTTCCACTTAGAGCTGCATGGCATGTACACAGTCAGCCTTGAAAGCTCTGTGCTCTCATTCTGGGGACAGTTAGTGGTAAAGTGTGCAATGAGACTATTTACACAAGTATTACTACTACAGCAATAATTGACTTCACTACACTAATGCTACTACTAACGCCTATAATACTAATAGTTGTAGCATAGAAGTATGTTGTGATTAATATTGATTATTAGATCATTTACGTGATGTATTCAGAAAAATGCATCTTCACTCTTATCGACATAACGATGAGAAATTATGCAAAATATGTATAAATtctctacttcttcttcttccaaattCTCATTAAAAATGAATTCCATAAACAAAGTTAATTCCCTGAAACTGTGGCAGACACTTTTTAGTGAGTCAAACCACCTTCCCAATTAATCTGCAGCTATCTGACACTTGAAATGCTTGATATACTCAGCTTCACTTCTGCTTCCCATTACTGGCCATAGCTAATCATGGTGCAAGTCCAATCTGTAACAGGCagacctgacccctgacctttgtGTGTTAAGCAACCACAGACTTTCACTGTAGATAAACTATCAGTGAAATGGACTCACTGACTCTATGATTTCACTGGCTGTGCCAGAACACTAACACACCTCAACTCCCAATCCTTTTATGCTGCTATTTAGCAACAGTGTTGGATGGTTAGCTGTCACTTTGTGTCTTCTTGACTGCACAATGGCATGCCTTTGATTGCAGATAGGGTTAAAAATGCACTCTGCTCGTCTTTGCTCTtctttgtttgtgtttgtattgATAATTCCGTAACATTTTGTTATGTGCACATTTTATATTCAGTATAAACTCGTTCATCATTGTCCTCAGATAAAACAAGTTTAAACAAATTGGTCAGAGAAAGATAAATATGGGTTTCCTGTGTGAAACACGGCCAATGTATTGTATAGGAACTACAGGAGGTCAATATTAGGTTGGCAAATGAGGTCAAAGCAGTCACTCAAATCTTGTCAAAAAAGTCTGTCTGGTCTCTTTTTGTCACGTTGAGGGGCAGACGAAAGTGTCTTTAATTGAAATCAGCCTGTTTTTCTTAACTGACAGCCCCATTCATCATGGGCAGAGAATGCAGTTCGGCACACAGTGGAGGGCCTGTCTGGAAACTGCTACCTGTACTCAGTTGACTGATTAAATGGACTGGAGAGTGCTTTTGTTGGAGTCAAAATGTTTGGATTGGCTTTTGGAATGTGAAAACATTTGATAAGTTACCTTTTTTCAGTTAGGTAGGTTACTGCTGGCACACCACATTCTGTCTGTGCAACACAATTTGTATCTATTGTGGCTCAGGGAAGGTATCAGTAATAATAATCAAGTTTTATGCATTGCCTCTAAATATTATGCAGTTATGCAAATCCTCTATTTAGTCCTCATGGACCAGTCTTCTTTTTCAGTGGAGAAAGACAAAGATTTCTCCCATCAGCGGAGACACTACAAGGAGTTTCGTTTCGACCTGACTCAGATCCCAGAGGGAGAGGCGGTGACTGCTGCTGAGTTTCGGATCTATAAAGATGGCAGTCATGCACGCTATGAGAACATTACCCTGAAGGTCACCATCTACCAGGTCATCAAGGAATATCAAAACAAGTAAGCACCAGCTGACCTTCATTTCAACCCCCCAAATCATCCCAAttcaatttattttttatatataaagtACATCATCACCTTGTAAATTCTTGTGGAATGGGATATAAATTCAGCCATGTACATTTAAAATTCTCTCTGCAGAAACAGAATATATTGAAGGCTACCTATAGAATAAACTGACCTTTATATTCTTTATGATTCGCATAAAGTTCCACAAGGTAGTTTTTCTCCAATAGTACTATGTACAGTAGAGTATCCTTAACATCCAGTTTTATACCTCTTTAGACTGTCACTGTAAATTGTGTCTAAATCTAAATGTTATGAACTGAATTGGCTTTTGTATGTAATTGATCATTCTATGGTTTAGAGTGGTGGATTCCTCAGTCAAAAACCTATACGAAGGGAAGAGAAAGCACATCTTATTCTGTTTAACTGAGAGGAACCAGTCATCTCGAATGTCCCCTATTATTGTTTATAGGCATCCTGAATCACGGTACATAAAAGGTGCAGCCATGTGAGTTTACAAACCAGTTTGCCTTGTTCTACCTTGGCCTTTTTGCCAGATAGAGAATCACAATGGTTGCTGATTTGGGTTTTGATGCAGGATATTTTGAGAATGGAAGAACTCTGTATCATATGTGAGATGTAATCTCTCAGTGATATAGTTGTAAATGTATTTTCAAATAAATACTTTAAATACTTTAATGAATTAATGAATCGATACATCAATCAGCCAATCAATTAACCAAtcattcaatcaatcaaccaatctatCAATCACCATAGCATAAAAGGGAACCTAACACATTGTGAAATTGAACACAGCTTAAAGGGCCAgtcagttgctacatccatttttggacttagaaATGAACTACGTATACCTATTGATTCTTGGAGAATatgacttataaatgcctcataagCTTAATTCAAATGTCATTCCCCattagaacccaaaatataagcttgtctTACTCTAGTGTTtgcaaacaaagtaaatgtaaacaaacactatatagcctcaaaacatggctaGAACTATAATTTTTATACCATGGAtgtccttgtatccatagctctgtctatgaatttgagagttcTCCAGCTCCATCTCTCAGCTTTTAACCAAAACAGAGGCAGAGAtaccgttttgttattgtttctcctGCCGATTGCCACTGAattgtttttacatttatttattattatacatttttttagggggtagatcagctttaatattgcagatggattgtggcttccatcaatgtaattgtctccaacatttccaatcccccatatatttttttggtgtaaaaatatatatatattatatatattttcctttattattttccccttaccctaccacccctcccctaatttgagtaaactaatggacaacaacacttaggcttctacttccagcttatacatactatatacattttacggacacattatattttacaatagttatcttttgtttgtttttagtcgcatccttcagctccactctgACTGTCACTTTAAATGAGCTTCGAATTTGTGAATGGATGCATTTGAAAGTGGCTGTCTTTAGATAACATTGTCTAAAGTTGAGCATCTGCACTTGGGGACATGCTTGTGTCAGCGTAATCCTAGGGAGGCTTTCAAATGTCCCTTTAAAACCTGCACTGTTCTGTGAAACACTTGAGGCAGGCAATTAGGCAGAAAATAAAAGACATCCTGTTTACACTAGCACATCATGGAAGTTTGGAAGGACGTTATCCTGATTAATGTGCTTATTTCAAGTGTCTTCAAGAAGGTCATTTGTCTCCTTTGAATTATAAAATCATGACCTGATATACACGTTTGGCGTTAGATTGGTAAGTAACACAAAGTAATCAGAAATGCCACGAAATGGAAGCTTGTCACAAGTATATATTATAATTTAGAAGCTTAACTATACCTTTGTCTTATCTTAACTTTGTTTCCAAATGGGGGAGAAAATTTGGGAGGGATTAAAGGGCCAGATTAAGGTTATTTTTATGTTTCCTTTCTTTTATTAACTAAAAACATCCATTGTGCTGTTTATAATATGTCTTCTATGGAAATCAGAGTAGTAGCTGTGGTAAATGCAGTCAGTAGCCTACACAGCTTGGTGTAAGATGAAACAATCTTTTAAGATGAAGCAAACAAGAATGGAGGCAATAAGGCTGCGTTTATACAGGCAGCCCCAATCTGATCTTTtacccaattattggcaaaagatcagaattgggctgcctgtgtaaagagACTCAGCAACATGGTTAGGCATACATTCTGGTCCAATTATGTTTTTCCTTTGATTAAGACCAAACATACAGTTTGACTTCATTTGCATTTGGGCATGAATAATATGTTTTCAATAAGATGTTGAAACTTTAGAACAAACATATATTTCCATTTGCACATGTTAACTAAATAAATCGATTTCATCTATGAATTCTACAGTTTATCTTTGCCTGGTCTACAAGTGTTCTATATTCAGTACTTAACTTGGGTAGGAGCTCACCAGAGTTGAGGACCGGCACCTAAAATGTTCTaatgcttgagctcctgttcctcttatagaatattagctcaaaagtgttgtggagctcctgcacctaaatataaacagtaccagcacccaaaatgagtaccggaaccTATTTCACTCCAAGTCAAGCACTTCCTATATTGCGCTCCTTTCATCTGACTGACTATTTGTGAACCTCATCCTTGTATCTCCAACCTTGTTCCGCCTCATTCTCACCACACCGGGCTCTTACAAATATAGTCCACGGATAAAGCTTTTCCATTAGCATGTTCACCACTTGTGAATCCTCGGAAGTCCATCAGTTATCACTCCTCCTGGTCTATGTGTTGCCTGTCAGGCGGCTTGTTGCATCCCAGTTCAGTTGAAGCCATGTGGGCCCATTAGGGGCTGCCTAGGGGGCTCCCATCATAACCCTCATGCCCACCTGCTTCTCTTAACAATGTTCCGGAAGTGGGAAGCCGTGACATAGCTGAACACACAGGGGTCTACTTAAAGCAGGGCCCACATTCACTGGCCAAATATGTGTGAGGCTGATTGAAGGGGAGATATGACCCTCTTGGGCTTTTCTAGAGGTCCTAGTCATTGAACTCTCCCATCTGAAGCCCCAGGCCCCAGTCATCGCATTCTCTTTTATGGCTCACCGAGGTCTGGAGCCATCACACATTTAGCTCCTCAGCTCCTAACTGTGACTTTTCGGCTTGATAAACATTATTCAGAGTTTCACAGTTCAGCACCTTTTTCTCTGCTCCTCCCCCAAGGAGCCATCATTAAGCTGCTGTTGAACTGCTCAACAGTTCAGTCACATATGGTTTAAAATTGGTGGTAGAGCAAAGACAAATCTGTTACATAAATGTGTTTTTTCACTGCTTGGCAATTATGGCCTTGAGTACATGACTGGTTGATTAATATCCTGCTTATCCATATGTTGTGCGGTTGTGAAAACAGATTGTCTCTAATCCGGCTGAAGAGTCATTAGGCACTCCTTAGAGAGAGGAGTATATTTCAGAGAAATGTCAAAATATGGGGCTTAAAGGATGGATAGAGCACATAGAACAACAAATGTAACTAGTAAGATACATTTTTGTCAAAGGATGTTTTTGGCTCAGATCTAAGAGAGAAAGCTGGAATAAATTGCATCATGTAGTGATTATTTAATGATACTTTGTTTATGTAATGATTTCCAATATGGCAGGTCAGGGCCTCATTAATTGTTTGACTGCTTCCAAGTCTAAACGACCCAGAGGAAGCATGTGTTCTCTCTTTGTGTGGCCCTTGCAAGTTTTAACAACATTAGGGTGCATAAACAGGAATTTCATGATTAGTTCCAGAGCTCAAAGAGCAGAGTGAGGTCCGTCAATTATAGCACCCCTGTGTTAAATATTTTTTATCCAGTAAATAAAAGTTTACCCATAGTAATATATGTGCATTGCCATCTGTCAAGTTATCACATGCATTCACTTGTTATTTTTTATTGATTTTATATAAATGTTTTCCTTAACAGGGATGCAGAGACATTCTTGTTGGATTCCAAAAAGATCAAGGCCTCTGATGGGGGCTGGCTAGTCTTTGACATCACAGCCACTAGTAACCACTGGGTGCTGAACCCACTACAGAACATGGGTCTGCAGCTCTCTGTGGAGACTTTGGATGGTAAGGGAAGCAGTATTTTTTATCCGCCTTTGTTGTTGTAGGGAATTAAATATTGAAAAGCAGTTAAACTTTGTAGTTACCCCAGGCTTCAAAAGTAGTTTGCCTTGAAATTATTTTTGTAATtcagtagacactcttatccaggtAAGGAACAACCAGGCTTGGTCAATCCAGGAATTTATCTTTGCATACAGATTGGCAAGAGAAATTTCCATCAAAACAATGTAGGCCAGGGCTGTTCAATGTCAGTCCTGGAGGGCCAAAAAACCTCTGTCCAAATCTGGTGTGCCAACTGTAGCCAGTGAAAGTGCTGAGAAATGGGGTGAGATTCTGGATAAACTGTCAGTGTTCTTGATGAGCTGCACAGCTCTGATGGCATGACCGGGGAGCCAGACTAGGAAAGAGTTGCAGTAATCCAAGCAAGATGATGAGTGACTGGTCTTAAATAGCTTGTGAGAAATTTGTAGATATTCACTGATGCCTTAGAGCAGGGTTCCCAAATAGGCGGCCCGTGTGCCAAATTAGctcaaagtgattttaatttaggaaatctgttcccaagtattcccacgcataaataGGGGCAGATGTGATCgtatctcaatgtaatcaaggtttgaaattattctaTTTTTGTGggttcttgcggtcaatttgcagtgtacaaattatttataTGTTCCGTCCCCCAACCATCCGCTCAATGAAAAATCTGCCCACGGCTGAATGTAATTGGGGGCCCCTACTTTAGAGGCAGTCTCTACCGGACCGAGTCATTGATGTTCTCTGTGAAAGAAAGAGAAACCTGGTTTTCCAAGGTCACACCCATGTTCTTTGCCATCTTGGAGGGAGACACAGCTATccatagaggagaggacaggtctGTGTTGTCAAGGTTTGAGGTTGAGATGTTGATGTTCACCAGACATGAAGAGATACATACCATATCATAACCTGTGTGTCAGACGAGAGAAGGACAGATAGCGTTGTGTGCCCTATGTATAGCAAAGGTAGGATAATCCCTGTGAAGAGAAAACAGAGCCCAGTCACTGACTGGGAGATCAATAGGGGAAGGAGAACTAAGCCCAGGGGAACACCTGTTGCTTGGCTTCATGTCGAGGACAGATCATTTTCATGTCACATAGTAGGAGAGATCAACCTGAGATGCCCATCCCTCATAGAGGTGGGGCTTCAGAGCAGGATCTGATATTTCACATGTCAAAAGAGGCTTGAAAGATAAAGGCAGTTTTAGCTAATTTGTTCTTTTTTTAAAGAACAATGTTAATGTTACAAAGTTTATTTGGAAAATAATGCACGTTAACTATCATAAATTGAGCCATAATTCCTGCATCTAAGATTTCATTTTTTTCATTGGTGTGGGGAAATGAGGAAAACATTTCAAAACCCAAAGGAGTACCTGACTGTTTTAACAATTATGACAAGAATACTAGGAAGACGGATATTTTTATCTTCTTTAAAACCACAAGACATTGATGGAATGTTCTTTGGGATTATCTATGAATCAGATACATTAGCTGATGACAtatgacaataaataaataataaataatctttgtggtttgtgtgttttcctccatttagtatgatatattacgttacgttaggttacattatgaatggaatagCGGTCATATAGCAGTCGTACAATATCATACAAATTGGGAAACGGAACGTATCATACGTCTTTGCTCATATGAACAATGCAAGCTTACATTAAAATACTCTAATGACACCATTTTAAccaattttgttttgtttaattgCTCCCTTATATCAAGGCATTTGATTAGACAGGATCTAATTATGCTTCTGTTTGCTGCTATTCACATTGCTTGTTGTTTTAAAAGGACGGAGTATAAACATGAAGTCTGCTGGCATCGTTGGAAGGAATGGGCCACAATCCAAACAGCCATTCCTAGTGTCATTCTTCAAGGCCAGTGAAGTGTTGTTGCGCTCTGTCAGGGCTGCTGGTGGAAAGAGAAAGAACCACAACCGCAACAAATCAGGTGGTCAACAGGAATCACCACGGGCACCCAAAAGTGGAGGTGGGCTTATTAAActacactctcagaaaaaaaggTACAGAATTGTACTTAAAGGGGTACAAACGCTTGTCACTGTAGTGGTACCCTGTAAGGTACGTCCATTGTAACATTAGTTATAGGTAAATAATTGTACCCTTGCAGTTTGTACCTTAAAAGAGACAAAATGTAGCATTTGCCTTTTTAGGGTACCACCACATTCTTTTTAAGCGGCAAAAATGTACTTATTTTCTATAACAAGTCCCTCAAGTGTACATGTCTCTCcaccatcccacttctgacacaaTTCAGGGGGTAGCCTGACCAGGACTCAAACCTGAATCCAgcaactgtcaagccaacaccttaaccaTTACACCATTACACCACTTGGTCTGTACCTTTTGACAAGGTTACTCAGTGTTGGGTTAATATTAATTACAGCTCCTTTATTGTCACATAAGTAAGCCTTTATAAAGACTTCAGAACTGGCAAAGGACATGCTCAAACTTTCATTAACATAACCATAGACCACATAAACTGGCACATCACCTCCACTCACAGGTGGCCCAAAATAACTAACTGAAAGCCACGCCCCCACTAAGCCACACCTCCATTGATTGTACTTTTATGTTCAAAATATTGGGTCTAAAGATTTAGCATTATACTAGATTATCTGC includes the following:
- the LOC139571121 gene encoding bone morphogenetic protein 5-like — protein: MRAFIPLNRATFGLLWSCLSFLHWVHCGLGDNHVHSSFIYRRLRNHERREIQREILSILGLPHRPRPFSPGKQASSAPLFMLDLYNAMTTEEEEGLGIQEVTGKGFSGKAHGNSRKGNYGYPQGYTRVAQPYRAAPLTSQIPPLTTSHDTNFLNDADMIMSFVNLVEKDKDFSHQRRHYKEFRFDLTQIPEGEAVTAAEFRIYKDGSHARYENITLKVTIYQVIKEYQNKDAETFLLDSKKIKASDGGWLVFDITATSNHWVLNPLQNMGLQLSVETLDGRSINMKSAGIVGRNGPQSKQPFLVSFFKASEVLLRSVRAAGGKRKNHNRNKSGGQQESPRAPKSGDHNTSEQKQACKKHELYVSFRDLGWQDWIIAPEGYAAFYCDGECSFPLNAHMNATNHAIVQTLVHLMFPDNVPKPCCAPTKLNAISVLYFDDSSNVILKKYRNMVVRSCGCH